One stretch of Thermococcus sp. 21S9 DNA includes these proteins:
- a CDS encoding M20 family metallo-hydrolase, with protein MEFEGVLKEVENLRDEMVETLVELIKIPAISPDYGYEGEYDKAQKLLEIIKDWSFDKVEVYNAPDERAKNRVRPNILAYYYGEKGEESERLWILTHIDVVPPGDLSKWTVTEPFKPVVKDGKVYGRGSEDNGQSLVASLYAVKAMMNLGIRPKRTVILAFVSDEETGSKYGIGWLMKEHPELFREDDLVLVPDGGNEDGTFIEVAEKGILWFKLRVKGQQVHASMPDKGLNAHRVALDLAYNLDKRLHEKYSERDELFDPPESTFEPTRGGNPVDSPNIIPGEHEVVFDCRVLPRYSLDDILRDVEDVAEEVKKRHRKELDGKVLPEIEVEVLQRGDPAPPTDPNSEIVKLLKEAIKELRGKEARVGGIGGGTFAAFFRRKGIPAVVWATLDETAHQPNEYAKIDNMVEDAKVMAYLALR; from the coding sequence ATGGAATTCGAAGGGGTTCTGAAGGAAGTAGAGAACCTTAGGGACGAGATGGTAGAGACGCTCGTCGAGCTGATTAAGATTCCGGCCATAAGCCCCGACTACGGCTACGAGGGGGAGTACGACAAGGCGCAGAAGCTACTTGAGATAATCAAAGACTGGTCCTTCGATAAGGTCGAGGTCTACAACGCCCCGGACGAGAGGGCCAAGAACAGGGTCAGGCCGAACATATTGGCCTATTACTACGGCGAGAAAGGCGAGGAGAGCGAAAGGCTTTGGATTCTCACGCACATCGACGTCGTTCCGCCTGGAGACCTGAGCAAGTGGACCGTTACAGAGCCCTTCAAACCGGTCGTCAAGGACGGCAAGGTCTACGGGCGCGGAAGCGAGGACAACGGGCAGAGTTTGGTTGCTTCGCTCTACGCGGTGAAGGCCATGATGAACCTCGGAATAAGGCCGAAGAGAACCGTCATTCTGGCCTTCGTCAGCGACGAGGAAACAGGGAGCAAGTACGGAATCGGGTGGCTGATGAAGGAGCACCCAGAGCTGTTCAGAGAAGACGACCTCGTTCTCGTCCCGGACGGCGGAAACGAGGACGGAACGTTCATAGAGGTTGCCGAAAAGGGAATCCTCTGGTTCAAGCTCAGGGTCAAGGGTCAGCAGGTGCACGCGAGCATGCCGGACAAAGGTTTAAACGCGCACCGCGTTGCACTCGATTTGGCCTACAACCTCGACAAAAGGCTTCACGAGAAGTACAGCGAGAGGGACGAACTCTTTGACCCGCCGGAGAGTACCTTCGAGCCCACGAGGGGAGGGAACCCGGTCGACAGCCCCAACATAATTCCCGGCGAGCACGAGGTCGTTTTCGACTGCAGGGTTCTGCCAAGGTACAGCCTCGACGATATCCTCAGGGACGTCGAAGATGTCGCGGAGGAAGTTAAGAAGAGGCACAGGAAGGAGCTTGACGGAAAGGTTCTCCCCGAAATCGAGGTGGAGGTCCTCCAGAGGGGCGACCCGGCACCGCCGACGGACCCAAACAGTGAGATAGTGAAGCTCCTGAAGGAGGCGATAAAGGAGCTACGCGGAAAGGAAGCAAGGGTTGGTGGCATAGGCGGTGGAACCTTCGCGGCGTTCTTCAGGAGAAAGGGAATTCCGGCCGTCGTCTGGGCGACGCTCGACGAAACTGCCCACCAGCCGAATGAATACGCGAAGATTGACAACATGGTCGAGGACGCCAAGGTCATGGCCTACCTCGCCCTGCGCTGA
- a CDS encoding MBL fold metallo-hydrolase, translating into MIEITFLGSGGGRFITITQFRSTGGFHIRASRNVYVDPGPGALVRSWRYKLDPRRLDAIFVSHRHVDHCNDLEVMVEAMTGGALKKRGVLIASKSVVYGDETHTPAISKYHIEVLESVHTPEPGNKIAIGEEEFLITPSQHSDPTTIGFRMKTAYGDISYIPDTAYFDGLIEWHDGARVLIAAITRPRDMGIPYHLSTDDAVEMLKSMEKKPEVLVMSHIGMKMHFANPYKEAKYIETVTGVKTYVAKEGFKVMIDKREIAVRTLRPARFV; encoded by the coding sequence GTGATAGAGATAACCTTCCTCGGGAGCGGGGGCGGGAGGTTCATCACAATAACCCAGTTCCGCTCCACGGGGGGATTCCACATAAGGGCGAGCAGGAACGTTTACGTCGACCCGGGACCGGGAGCGCTCGTCAGGAGCTGGCGCTACAAGCTCGACCCGAGAAGATTAGATGCAATCTTCGTCTCCCACAGGCACGTTGACCACTGCAACGACCTCGAGGTTATGGTCGAGGCCATGACCGGCGGTGCGCTCAAGAAGAGGGGAGTGCTCATAGCTTCGAAGAGCGTCGTCTACGGCGACGAGACTCATACACCCGCGATAAGCAAGTACCACATTGAGGTCCTTGAGAGCGTCCACACGCCAGAGCCGGGCAACAAGATAGCGATAGGCGAGGAGGAGTTCCTCATAACCCCGAGCCAGCACTCGGACCCCACAACCATCGGCTTCCGCATGAAGACCGCCTACGGCGACATCTCCTACATCCCGGACACGGCCTACTTCGACGGCCTGATAGAGTGGCACGACGGGGCGAGGGTTCTCATAGCGGCAATAACGAGACCGAGGGACATGGGAATTCCTTACCACCTCAGCACCGACGATGCCGTTGAGATGCTCAAGAGCATGGAGAAAAAGCCCGAAGTACTGGTAATGAGCCACATCGGCATGAAGATGCACTTCGCCAACCCCTATAAGGAGGCAAAATACATCGAAACGGTAACGGGCGTCAAGACCTACGTCGCCAAGGAGGGCTTCAAGGTCATGATAGACAAAAGGGAAATAGCAGTCAGGACTTTGAGGCCCGCACGCTTTGTTTGA
- the glmM gene encoding phosphoglucosamine mutase yields MRLFGTAGIRGRLWEKVTPELALKVGMAVGTYRSGKAVVARDGRTSSIMLKNALISGLLASGMEVLDADLIPTPALAWATREHGDAGVMITASHNPPTDNGIKVFNGDGTEFYVEQERELEEIIFSGNFKKAEWNEIKTVKPLDVIDDYIGAVLDFVNHETGLKVLYDGANGSGSVLAPYLLREMGARVISVNAHVDGHFPGRKPEPRYENIAYLGELVRELGVDLAIAQDGDADRIAVFDEKGNYVDEDTVIALFARHYVEENGGGTVVTSINTGSRIDEVVEKAGGKVVRVPLGQPHDGIKKYGAIFAGEPWKLVHPRFGNWIDSFVTMALLIKMIDEAGSLSKLVSEIPVYYLRKENVPCPDELKGKVIEKAREGLEKALGEEIKEILTISGYRFQLRDGSWVLVRPSGTEPKIRVVVEGPSEKRRDELFELAYRTVAKEVEKFKQSVRASKS; encoded by the coding sequence ATGAGACTCTTCGGCACCGCGGGGATTCGGGGAAGGCTCTGGGAGAAGGTAACTCCCGAGCTCGCATTGAAGGTCGGAATGGCCGTTGGAACCTACAGGAGCGGAAAAGCGGTCGTCGCGAGGGACGGGAGGACCTCAAGCATCATGCTCAAGAACGCTCTGATAAGCGGTCTGCTCGCGAGCGGAATGGAGGTTTTAGATGCCGATTTGATTCCGACTCCGGCTCTGGCGTGGGCAACGAGGGAGCACGGCGACGCGGGAGTTATGATTACCGCGAGCCACAATCCTCCGACCGACAACGGGATAAAGGTCTTCAACGGCGACGGGACCGAGTTCTACGTGGAACAGGAGAGGGAGCTTGAGGAGATAATCTTCTCAGGGAACTTCAAAAAAGCGGAGTGGAACGAGATTAAAACGGTTAAACCCCTTGACGTTATAGACGACTACATTGGAGCTGTTCTCGACTTCGTAAACCACGAGACGGGCCTTAAAGTCCTCTACGACGGGGCCAACGGCTCTGGGAGCGTTTTAGCGCCTTACCTGCTCCGCGAGATGGGGGCGAGAGTGATAAGCGTGAACGCCCACGTCGACGGCCACTTCCCCGGAAGAAAACCGGAGCCTCGCTATGAAAACATCGCCTACCTCGGGGAGCTGGTTAGAGAACTCGGCGTTGATTTGGCAATAGCACAGGACGGCGACGCCGACAGGATAGCGGTCTTCGACGAGAAAGGTAATTACGTTGACGAGGACACGGTAATAGCGCTCTTCGCCAGGCACTACGTCGAAGAAAACGGCGGGGGAACGGTTGTTACGTCGATAAACACCGGGTCAAGAATAGACGAGGTGGTTGAAAAGGCCGGGGGAAAGGTCGTTAGAGTCCCACTCGGCCAGCCCCACGACGGCATAAAGAAATATGGAGCCATCTTCGCCGGCGAACCCTGGAAGCTTGTGCACCCGAGGTTCGGCAACTGGATTGACAGCTTCGTGACGATGGCGCTCCTGATTAAGATGATTGACGAAGCTGGAAGTCTCTCAAAGCTCGTCTCGGAGATTCCGGTCTATTACCTGAGGAAGGAAAACGTCCCGTGCCCGGACGAACTCAAGGGGAAGGTCATCGAGAAGGCCAGAGAAGGGCTTGAGAAGGCCTTAGGGGAGGAAATCAAGGAAATCCTTACGATTTCGGGCTACCGCTTCCAGCTGAGGGACGGCTCGTGGGTTCTTGTCAGGCCGAGCGGGACGGAGCCGAAGATTCGCGTCGTCGTCGAGGGGCCGAGCGAGAAGAGAAGGGACGAGCTCTTCGAGCTGGCCTACAGAACGGTTGCAAAAGAAGTGGAAAAGTTCAAACAAAGCGTGCGGGCCTCAAAGTCCTGA
- a CDS encoding UPF0146 family protein: MLETLADFIAQNFPQGKAVELGIGFQTKVALRLSELGYDVLAIDWNEKVVENARRAGIKAVRDDLFEPRLELYRDAVVLYSVRPTPEIMKPIVELSKKTGVPLVILPLSGDSVPKQMRLVNYKGLAIYVYKP; encoded by the coding sequence ATGCTCGAAACCCTCGCCGATTTCATAGCACAGAACTTCCCGCAGGGAAAGGCGGTTGAGCTTGGCATAGGCTTCCAGACGAAGGTAGCCTTGAGGCTGAGCGAGCTCGGTTACGACGTTCTGGCGATAGACTGGAACGAAAAGGTAGTTGAGAACGCGAGGAGAGCCGGCATAAAAGCGGTCCGCGACGACCTCTTTGAGCCAAGGCTCGAACTTTACAGGGACGCGGTCGTTCTCTACTCCGTGAGGCCAACGCCCGAGATAATGAAGCCAATAGTCGAGCTAAGCAAAAAGACAGGCGTTCCCCTCGTGATTCTGCCCCTGAGCGGTGACTCCGTGCCCAAACAGATGAGGCTCGTGAACTACAAAGGACTGGCGATATACGTTTATAAGCCGTGA
- a CDS encoding TrmB family transcriptional regulator, with amino-acid sequence MREEEIIEKLQKLGLTKYESLAYITLLKLGPSKATDITKESGIPHTRVYDVLSSLHRKGFVDVMHGTPRLYRPVNPEVVLERIKEEFIEDIEKLKEAFVELYKQTHGQELPEIWTILGFDNTLERVQHIIRTARYEVLINTPYEFLELLRRDIKARKDVIFVIITNLPDEIPNWLKADNILLARTGGAPWLMASWIIGDADYSIFFGAIPKDKRREKFYSFWAKSPRAVFQYMHWFYTIYFDNSEVVKPINYEALSKPLTLVNVRTLITILRHVGLPREAEIVGKLVDTREPVELHGKIVDYEYTPLVANVTIEAGGNRWKVGGISSYVEDVEGEKFILLE; translated from the coding sequence ATGAGGGAGGAGGAAATCATTGAGAAGCTCCAGAAGCTCGGACTCACGAAGTACGAGAGCTTAGCGTACATAACCCTTCTCAAGCTCGGCCCGAGCAAGGCCACCGACATAACCAAGGAGAGCGGAATTCCACACACGAGGGTCTACGACGTCCTCAGCTCGCTCCACAGGAAGGGCTTCGTTGACGTTATGCACGGGACTCCGAGGCTCTACCGTCCGGTTAATCCTGAGGTCGTCCTCGAGCGCATAAAGGAGGAGTTCATCGAGGACATCGAGAAGCTCAAGGAGGCGTTCGTCGAGCTCTACAAACAGACCCACGGCCAGGAGTTGCCCGAGATATGGACGATTCTCGGCTTCGACAACACCCTCGAGAGGGTTCAGCACATAATAAGGACCGCCCGCTACGAGGTTCTAATCAACACGCCCTACGAGTTCCTTGAGCTTCTCAGACGGGACATAAAGGCCAGAAAGGACGTAATCTTCGTGATAATCACCAACCTGCCCGATGAAATCCCCAACTGGCTCAAGGCGGACAACATACTCCTTGCGAGAACCGGCGGTGCCCCCTGGCTCATGGCGAGCTGGATAATCGGCGACGCGGACTACTCGATATTCTTCGGCGCGATTCCCAAGGACAAGAGGCGGGAGAAGTTCTACTCCTTCTGGGCCAAGAGCCCGAGGGCCGTCTTCCAGTACATGCACTGGTTCTACACGATTTACTTCGACAACAGCGAGGTTGTTAAGCCCATCAACTACGAGGCCCTCTCAAAGCCCCTGACGCTCGTGAACGTCAGGACCCTCATCACGATACTCAGGCACGTTGGCCTTCCGAGGGAGGCCGAAATCGTTGGAAAGCTCGTCGATACGAGGGAGCCGGTGGAGCTCCACGGGAAGATTGTTGACTACGAGTACACCCCGCTGGTTGCAAACGTCACAATCGAGGCCGGTGGCAACCGCTGGAAGGTCGGCGGAATAAGCAGTTACGTCGAGGACGTCGAGGGCGAGAAGTTCATACTCCTTGAGTGA
- a CDS encoding glycogen synthase yields the protein MRVLILSFEYLPVKVGGLAEAVTSIAEGLVELGNEVIVFTPDHGRTLGEPFLTFRLSFEGRTVEITARKREQNGVTVYTLSGDVLNTDVYPDWETLLRKAVLFGKASAGLLNHIIEGFKPDVIHAHDWHTVFALGLLKKYFEFRTVFTVHRLNKARIPAGYFHEANLGELAPYPEIDPEHTACYVADAVTTVSKSYLLEEWDFFRNFDGKVTHVFNGIDCSFWSEELLENADKPREERRRLILERFGLSDGKAFMFIGRFDRAQKGVDTLLRAIEILSGDPSFKEMRFIIVGKGDPGLEAWARAVENRFPENVRVITDVLPRVTVRELYGSVDFVVIPSYFEPFGLVQLEAMCLGAIPIASAVGGLKDTIIDINTDPENATGILVPPRDAFALARAMVSAKELDEGTLARLRENAKRRARRDFTWEKACRRYLLVYKGAVDKAMPFLL from the coding sequence ATGCGCGTCCTCATACTCTCCTTCGAGTACCTGCCCGTTAAGGTTGGCGGTCTGGCGGAGGCCGTTACGAGCATAGCTGAAGGTCTAGTCGAGCTCGGCAACGAGGTAATCGTCTTCACCCCCGACCACGGACGGACCCTCGGCGAGCCGTTTCTCACATTCAGGCTCTCCTTCGAGGGCAGAACCGTCGAGATAACCGCCAGAAAGCGGGAGCAGAACGGGGTCACGGTTTACACGCTCTCCGGCGACGTTCTCAACACCGACGTCTACCCGGACTGGGAGACCCTCCTTAGGAAGGCAGTCCTCTTCGGAAAAGCTTCGGCAGGTCTGCTTAACCACATCATCGAGGGTTTCAAGCCCGACGTCATCCACGCCCACGACTGGCACACCGTCTTTGCCCTCGGGCTTTTGAAGAAGTACTTCGAGTTTAGGACCGTTTTCACAGTTCACAGGCTCAACAAGGCCAGGATTCCTGCGGGCTACTTCCACGAGGCCAACCTGGGCGAGCTCGCGCCTTACCCCGAGATAGACCCCGAGCACACCGCCTGCTACGTAGCCGACGCGGTAACGACCGTTAGCAAAAGCTACCTCCTCGAGGAATGGGACTTCTTCAGGAACTTCGACGGCAAGGTGACGCACGTCTTCAACGGCATAGACTGCTCCTTCTGGAGCGAGGAACTCCTTGAGAACGCCGATAAACCCCGGGAGGAGCGGAGAAGGCTAATCCTTGAGCGCTTTGGTTTGAGCGACGGAAAGGCCTTCATGTTCATCGGTCGCTTCGACAGGGCCCAGAAGGGCGTTGACACGCTCCTCAGGGCGATAGAGATACTCTCCGGCGACCCCTCCTTTAAGGAGATGCGCTTCATCATCGTCGGCAAGGGCGACCCGGGATTGGAGGCCTGGGCCAGGGCCGTTGAGAACCGCTTCCCGGAGAACGTCAGGGTAATCACCGACGTCCTGCCGAGGGTAACCGTTAGAGAACTCTACGGCTCCGTTGATTTCGTGGTGATTCCCTCTTACTTCGAGCCCTTTGGATTGGTTCAGCTTGAGGCGATGTGCCTTGGGGCGATTCCAATAGCGAGCGCCGTCGGGGGACTCAAGGACACGATAATAGACATCAACACCGACCCTGAGAACGCCACCGGAATCCTCGTCCCGCCGAGAGACGCCTTTGCCCTCGCGAGGGCCATGGTTTCGGCTAAAGAGCTCGACGAGGGAACCCTCGCGAGGCTCCGCGAGAACGCCAAAAGGCGCGCGAGAAGGGACTTCACCTGGGAGAAGGCCTGCAGGCGCTACCTGCTCGTTTACAAAGGAGCAGTGGACAAGGCGATGCCCTTCCTGCTCTAA
- a CDS encoding ribonuclease P protein component 2, which translates to MREKPKYLPPTLREKHRYIAFQLIGERPFRKDEVKRAIWEASLSTLGVLGSAKAKPWFIRFDEKSQTGIVRADRKHVEELRFALTLVTEINGSRAIFRTLGVSGTIKRLKRKFLAEFGWR; encoded by the coding sequence ATGAGGGAGAAGCCGAAGTACCTGCCCCCGACGCTCCGCGAGAAGCACCGCTACATAGCATTCCAGCTGATTGGGGAGAGGCCCTTCCGGAAGGACGAAGTCAAGAGGGCGATATGGGAGGCGAGCCTCTCAACGCTCGGAGTCCTCGGCTCGGCCAAAGCAAAGCCCTGGTTCATACGCTTCGATGAGAAAAGCCAAACCGGAATCGTTCGGGCTGATAGAAAGCACGTTGAGGAATTGCGCTTTGCTCTAACCCTCGTGACGGAGATAAACGGCTCAAGGGCAATCTTCCGGACGCTCGGAGTTTCAGGGACGATAAAAAGGTTGAAGAGGAAGTTTTTAGCCGAATTCGGCTGGCGTTAG
- a CDS encoding radical SAM protein: MVWETPYFSYAVRELPKGCQLCVRGEKLVLFTTGKCPRDCFYCPLSPWRREDVVYANERPVKSVDDVIEEAMIQEAKGAGVTGGDPLARLDRTVQYIRALKENFGEDFHVHLYTTGALATKKNLEKLYDAGLDEIRFHPDIFNPNSKLFKVEIENIKNAFDFDWDVGGEIPSVPGQFERMKWYAEFLDNLGAKFLNVNELEFSETNLRNLLDRGYRPISDESSAIKGSLELGLKLLEWGEENTSLSYHLCTAKLKDAIQLRNRLRRMARNVAKPYMEITEDGTLRFGIAEYDDLDELYEFLVSEAEVPEEWLHINRERGRIEMPEEVALELAEAIEGDVRFFIVEEYPTFDRIEVERIPLL, encoded by the coding sequence ATGGTATGGGAGACCCCTTACTTCTCGTACGCCGTGAGGGAACTTCCGAAGGGCTGTCAGCTCTGCGTTAGAGGTGAGAAGCTCGTCCTCTTCACCACTGGGAAGTGCCCGAGGGATTGCTTCTACTGCCCGCTGAGCCCCTGGAGGAGGGAAGATGTCGTTTACGCCAACGAGAGACCCGTTAAGAGCGTTGATGACGTCATCGAGGAAGCGATGATTCAGGAGGCAAAAGGCGCGGGCGTCACCGGCGGGGACCCCCTCGCGAGGCTCGACAGAACGGTTCAATACATACGCGCCCTCAAGGAGAACTTTGGCGAGGACTTTCACGTTCACCTCTACACGACAGGTGCTTTAGCGACCAAGAAGAACCTTGAGAAGCTCTACGATGCGGGCTTAGATGAGATACGCTTTCATCCGGACATCTTCAACCCGAACTCGAAGCTCTTCAAAGTAGAAATCGAGAACATAAAGAACGCCTTCGACTTTGACTGGGACGTCGGCGGGGAGATTCCCTCCGTCCCGGGTCAGTTCGAGAGAATGAAGTGGTACGCCGAATTCCTCGACAACCTCGGCGCGAAGTTCCTCAACGTGAACGAGCTGGAGTTCAGCGAGACGAACCTCAGAAACCTCCTCGACAGAGGTTACAGGCCAATAAGCGACGAGAGCTCGGCTATAAAGGGTTCGCTCGAACTTGGACTCAAACTCCTCGAGTGGGGTGAAGAAAATACTTCGCTGAGCTACCACCTCTGCACCGCGAAGCTCAAGGACGCCATCCAGCTCAGGAACCGGTTGCGGAGAATGGCGAGGAACGTTGCAAAGCCATACATGGAAATCACCGAGGACGGAACGCTCCGCTTCGGAATTGCCGAATACGACGACCTCGACGAGCTTTACGAGTTCCTCGTCAGCGAGGCAGAGGTTCCGGAGGAGTGGCTCCACATCAACCGCGAGAGGGGCAGAATTGAGATGCCCGAGGAGGTGGCTTTAGAGCTGGCCGAGGCCATCGAAGGCGACGTGAGGTTCTTCATCGTGGAGGAGTACCCAACCTTCGACCGGATTGAGGTCGAGAGGATTCCGTTGCTCTGA
- the ileS gene encoding isoleucine--tRNA ligase has product MIKEPEFREYNPGKLEEKIEAFWKENDTYEKVKASRANGPKYYFLDGPPYVSGAIHLGTAWNKIIKDMIIRFRTMQGYNVRRQPGFDMHGLPIEVKVEQALGLKTKKDIETEIGVDNFIKKCKEFALNNLKVMTEQFKMLGIWMDWDNPYMTIKNEYIESGWFTLKKAWEKGLLEKDKRVLHWCPRCETALAEHEVRGEYKVRKDPSIYVKFPVEGKENEYLLIWTTTPWTLPANLAVTVHPEYDYAKVRVETENGEEYWIIAKALVERVLSEVGVKGEVVEEFKGEELEGVRYVHVLMDEYPRQKEFRERYEWAHRVILGEHVTLEDGTGLVHTAPGHGEEDFEVGQKYGLPVYSPVDDQGRYTEGRWKGVYVKDADPEIIEHLKEKGYLVKAGTIEHKYPHCWRCKTPLIFRATDQWFLKVSKVKDKIIKENDEKVTWYPDWVKVRYDNGVMNSGDWVISRQRYWGIPLPIWQSEDSEIYVVGSFEELVKLAVAIEVNGERIELPENYEEKLKVIEEKLGPEDLHRPYVDAFIIKVNGKEMRRVKDVVDVWFDSGIASWASLDYPRNKELFEKLWPADFIVEGEDQVTKWFYSQQAASVIAFDTVPYRKVAMHGYVLDEKGDKMSKSLGNIIRPEEVVQREGRDPFRFYMLWATNPWENLRFSWKGLAQVKRMLNILWNVYVLSATYMSLDNFDPTKLKPEELPFREEDRWILSRVNGLIKDVEEGIETFRLTKATRAIYNFVVEDLSRWYVRLIRKRMWVEGDDPDKLASYYTVWKVFDVLLRLMAPFTPYIAEEIYQNMLRPFLGVESVHMLDWPKPDENAIDEELEREMEAVRKIVEAGSSARQRARIKLRYPVRRIIVETEDETVKKAVERLNRILRDQLNAKEVVVGKVERELVIKPNFAKVGPEFKGDAKLVIAWINEHGRELYEAGEMDVEIDGKTFHLTREHLTIEEKLPDFFVSEEFEGGRVFVDKTLTRELLAEGLAREFVRRIQEMRKRLDLDVNDRIVVTIETTDENRELLEENLDYIKKETRATEVVFGEAKGYVVEWSEVQAKIGIEKVE; this is encoded by the coding sequence ATGATTAAGGAGCCGGAGTTTAGGGAATACAACCCAGGCAAGCTGGAGGAGAAGATAGAGGCCTTTTGGAAGGAGAACGACACCTACGAGAAGGTCAAGGCCAGCAGGGCAAACGGCCCGAAGTACTACTTCCTCGACGGACCGCCGTACGTGAGCGGTGCGATACACCTTGGAACGGCCTGGAACAAGATAATCAAGGACATGATAATCCGTTTTAGGACTATGCAGGGCTACAACGTTCGCAGACAGCCGGGCTTCGACATGCACGGCCTGCCGATAGAGGTCAAGGTCGAGCAGGCCCTCGGGCTCAAAACCAAGAAGGACATCGAGACCGAGATAGGCGTTGACAACTTCATCAAGAAGTGTAAGGAGTTCGCCCTCAACAACCTCAAGGTCATGACCGAACAGTTCAAGATGCTCGGAATCTGGATGGACTGGGACAACCCCTACATGACGATAAAGAACGAGTACATCGAATCGGGCTGGTTTACCCTCAAGAAAGCCTGGGAGAAGGGGCTTTTGGAGAAGGACAAGCGCGTTCTCCACTGGTGCCCGCGCTGTGAGACCGCTCTGGCCGAGCACGAGGTTCGCGGTGAGTACAAGGTCAGGAAGGACCCGAGCATCTACGTCAAGTTCCCGGTCGAGGGTAAGGAGAACGAGTACCTCCTCATCTGGACGACAACGCCCTGGACGCTTCCCGCCAACTTAGCCGTTACCGTTCACCCCGAGTACGACTACGCGAAGGTCAGGGTCGAGACAGAGAACGGCGAGGAGTACTGGATAATCGCGAAGGCCCTCGTCGAGCGCGTTCTGAGCGAGGTCGGGGTCAAGGGCGAGGTAGTCGAGGAGTTCAAGGGCGAGGAGCTTGAGGGAGTAAGATACGTTCACGTCCTCATGGACGAGTATCCGAGGCAAAAGGAGTTCCGCGAGAGGTACGAGTGGGCTCACCGCGTAATCCTCGGCGAGCACGTCACGCTTGAGGACGGTACCGGACTGGTTCACACCGCGCCGGGCCACGGTGAGGAGGACTTCGAGGTCGGGCAGAAGTACGGTCTGCCCGTTTACAGCCCGGTGGACGACCAGGGTCGCTACACCGAGGGCAGGTGGAAGGGCGTCTATGTAAAGGACGCTGACCCAGAGATAATAGAGCACCTCAAGGAGAAGGGCTACCTCGTGAAGGCCGGAACAATAGAGCACAAGTATCCGCACTGCTGGCGCTGTAAGACCCCACTCATATTCCGCGCCACAGACCAGTGGTTCCTCAAGGTCAGCAAGGTGAAGGACAAGATAATCAAGGAGAACGACGAGAAGGTCACCTGGTATCCAGACTGGGTGAAGGTGCGCTACGACAACGGCGTTATGAACTCGGGCGACTGGGTCATAAGCAGACAGCGCTACTGGGGAATACCGCTCCCGATATGGCAGAGCGAGGACAGCGAGATATACGTCGTTGGAAGCTTTGAGGAGCTTGTCAAGCTCGCCGTTGCGATAGAGGTTAACGGCGAGAGAATAGAGCTTCCGGAAAACTACGAGGAGAAGCTCAAAGTCATAGAGGAGAAGCTTGGCCCAGAAGATTTGCACAGGCCCTACGTCGATGCCTTCATCATAAAGGTCAACGGCAAGGAGATGCGCCGTGTCAAGGACGTCGTTGACGTCTGGTTTGACAGCGGAATAGCGAGCTGGGCTTCCCTTGATTACCCGCGCAACAAGGAGCTCTTCGAGAAGCTCTGGCCGGCTGACTTCATAGTCGAGGGCGAAGACCAGGTTACGAAGTGGTTCTACTCCCAGCAGGCCGCCAGCGTTATAGCCTTCGACACCGTCCCCTACAGAAAGGTGGCCATGCACGGCTACGTTTTGGATGAGAAGGGCGACAAGATGAGCAAGAGCCTCGGCAACATCATAAGGCCCGAGGAAGTCGTCCAGAGGGAAGGCAGAGACCCCTTCAGGTTCTACATGCTCTGGGCCACCAACCCCTGGGAGAACCTCCGCTTCAGCTGGAAGGGCCTGGCTCAGGTCAAGAGGATGCTCAACATACTCTGGAACGTTTACGTGCTCAGCGCCACCTACATGAGCCTTGACAACTTCGACCCGACGAAGCTCAAGCCCGAGGAGCTTCCGTTCCGCGAAGAGGACAGGTGGATACTCAGCAGGGTGAACGGGCTCATAAAGGACGTGGAGGAGGGAATAGAGACCTTCAGGCTGACGAAAGCGACGAGAGCGATATACAACTTCGTCGTCGAGGACCTGAGCAGGTGGTACGTTCGCCTAATCAGGAAGCGCATGTGGGTTGAAGGCGACGACCCGGACAAGCTGGCCTCGTACTACACCGTCTGGAAGGTCTTCGACGTCCTTCTCAGGTTAATGGCCCCGTTTACCCCGTACATAGCCGAGGAGATATACCAGAACATGCTCAGGCCGTTCCTCGGCGTGGAGAGCGTCCACATGCTCGACTGGCCGAAGCCCGACGAGAATGCCATAGACGAGGAGCTCGAGCGCGAGATGGAGGCTGTTAGGAAGATAGTCGAGGCCGGCTCCTCAGCGAGGCAGAGGGCCAGGATAAAGCTCCGCTACCCGGTCAGGAGGATAATCGTCGAGACCGAGGACGAGACGGTAAAGAAAGCCGTTGAGAGGCTTAACAGAATCCTGCGCGACCAGCTCAACGCCAAAGAAGTGGTCGTCGGGAAGGTCGAGCGCGAGCTCGTCATCAAGCCCAACTTCGCGAAAGTTGGCCCGGAGTTCAAGGGCGACGCAAAGCTCGTGATAGCCTGGATAAACGAGCACGGAAGGGAGCTCTACGAGGCCGGCGAGATGGACGTGGAAATCGATGGCAAGACCTTCCACCTCACGAGGGAGCACCTGACCATCGAGGAGAAACTGCCTGACTTCTTTGTCAGCGAAGAGTTCGAGGGAGGAAGGGTTTTCGTGGACAAGACCCTCACCAGAGAGCTCCTCGCCGAGGGCCTCGCCAGGGAGTTCGTCAGGAGGATACAGGAGATGCGCAAGCGCCTTGACCTCGACGTGAACGACAGAATCGTCGTCACCATAGAGACCACCGACGAGAACCGCGAACTGCTCGAAGAGAACCTCGACTACATAAAGAAGGAAACCAGGGCGACCGAGGTGGTCTTCGGCGAGGCGAAGGGCTACGTCGTCGAGTGGTCAGAGGTTCAGGCGAAGATAGGGATTGAGAAGGTGGAGTGA